One sulfur-oxidizing endosymbiont of Gigantopelta aegis genomic region harbors:
- a CDS encoding EAL domain-containing protein yields the protein MSSIVYSFIAIFSVLSISHVQASEQKNSTIETSAKQLEKVSLQLKWFHQFQFAGYYAAKEQGFYQAEGLDVDIIQRSKDTDEIDSVSSAEIDYAVADSSIIAGYANGEPITILAAIFQHDPLVFISKKTSKILTPYDLIGKRIMFDLSEGNEANLRSLLYLSNIKPDEYTHLIHNFNKDELITGKVDVTSAYLTDQVYYYKKRGIDLNIIYPRNYGVDFYGDLLITSTQEIIEHPGRAERFKRASIKGWKYALSHKAEMIALIKHKYKSQLSLENLWFEAEETHKIIMPEQIPLGQVEVNRLRRVADIYAQLKMAPSLSDLKLRKLVYGSSTQLSLTGEEQSWLAQHPIIRIGIKRDFAPFEWLDEEQNYLGINADYIRSIEEILGVQFEIIKDKNWQQTLNMIKAGELEIISGMHKSVAKENGLAFSKPYLSSNVSIIIDIKNAFITTLEQLNGRNIALEEDYFVRDILARKYPDINIIPTPDSIKALQLLDLGIVDAYIGDEIYSNYIIQKTGMLNLRMSGRTEFRSQYRFAVAQENPQLLSIIQKALDHISTEKKEQILNKWRGLHIEQGVQVEQLFKLGAAISSVFVLFVYWLYRLKKEVQQRKQMELALQQSENRFRKIFEGTDAISVQGYNTKREVIYWNPASETLYGYDAKTASGKLLEDLIIPDEMKEPVVAGIENWFNGGEEIPSSELTLKRQDGSPVHVFSSHVLLHNQNNEAEMYCIDIDLTLRKEQADKIKHQAFFDNLTDLPNRLLALDRLSQLLNEARRNTEKVAVLFLDLDDFKKINDTLGHETGDMLLIEAAERLSSVLREGDTVGRLGGDEFILLLGGLASNEAAQPIAENLLKQFRIPFKIESRELILTASIGIALYPEDGKDSSELLRNADSAMYHAKKLGRNTYSYFTASMNQEVSRRLALEEQVHGALERNELEVFYQPKIAIESGKLVGAEALLRWHNPILGHVSPDEFIPICEQTSLIIAIGEFVLRHAMEQAVEWQQALHDEFYMAINLSPRQFRDPALVQTISDVIKQSGIQPEAVELEITEGVLMSGHQHISDALSALSDLGVTIAMDDFGTGYSSLSYLRSYPFNVLKIDRCFVCDIIDDPEDRALVNAVIAMAHGLKLKVVAEGVETEKQLALLKQMGCDIAQGYYYSQPVSAAEFKKLFIEGTL from the coding sequence GAGATAGATTATGCGGTGGCTGATAGCAGTATTATCGCCGGTTATGCTAATGGCGAACCCATCACAATTCTTGCCGCTATTTTTCAACATGATCCGTTGGTGTTTATCAGTAAAAAAACATCCAAAATACTGACACCCTATGATTTAATCGGCAAGCGGATTATGTTTGATCTGTCTGAGGGTAATGAGGCCAATCTTCGCTCTCTACTGTATTTAAGTAATATAAAACCCGATGAATATACGCATCTTATCCATAATTTTAACAAAGATGAGCTGATTACGGGCAAGGTTGATGTCACTTCCGCCTACCTAACTGATCAAGTGTATTATTATAAAAAGCGTGGTATTGATTTAAATATTATTTACCCACGTAATTATGGGGTGGATTTTTATGGTGATTTATTGATAACCAGTACCCAAGAAATTATTGAGCACCCCGGTCGGGCAGAGCGTTTTAAGCGGGCATCCATTAAAGGCTGGAAATATGCATTAAGCCATAAAGCAGAAATGATAGCGCTGATAAAACATAAATATAAGAGTCAGTTGAGTCTGGAGAATTTATGGTTTGAAGCAGAAGAAACCCATAAAATCATTATGCCTGAGCAAATTCCTTTAGGCCAGGTGGAGGTTAATCGTTTACGACGCGTGGCAGATATTTATGCACAGCTAAAAATGGCACCTTCACTCAGCGATTTAAAATTACGTAAATTAGTTTATGGCTCATCAACTCAATTATCCCTTACAGGCGAAGAACAAAGTTGGTTAGCACAGCACCCGATTATTCGCATTGGTATAAAACGAGACTTTGCCCCCTTTGAATGGCTGGATGAAGAGCAAAATTACTTAGGTATTAATGCTGACTATATTAGAAGTATTGAGGAAATACTGGGTGTTCAATTTGAAATTATAAAAGATAAAAATTGGCAACAAACCCTGAACATGATCAAAGCAGGTGAGTTGGAAATAATTTCTGGTATGCATAAAAGTGTAGCCAAGGAAAATGGTCTGGCCTTTTCCAAACCCTATTTATCTTCCAATGTGTCCATTATCATTGATATTAAAAATGCTTTCATTACGACGTTAGAGCAATTGAATGGTAGAAATATTGCGCTTGAAGAAGATTATTTTGTGCGGGATATTCTGGCGAGAAAATACCCTGACATTAATATAATTCCCACACCAGATAGTATCAAAGCATTACAATTGCTTGATTTAGGCATTGTAGATGCTTATATTGGTGATGAAATTTACTCCAATTACATTATTCAAAAAACCGGCATGTTGAATTTGCGTATGTCAGGTCGAACTGAATTTCGCAGCCAGTATCGCTTTGCAGTAGCACAGGAAAATCCGCAATTATTGAGCATCATCCAAAAGGCATTGGATCATATTTCGACTGAGAAAAAAGAGCAAATTTTAAATAAATGGCGTGGTCTGCATATCGAACAGGGTGTTCAGGTAGAGCAATTATTTAAACTGGGTGCTGCGATAAGCAGTGTTTTTGTGTTGTTTGTTTATTGGTTATATCGATTGAAAAAAGAAGTCCAGCAACGTAAACAAATGGAGCTGGCATTACAGCAAAGTGAAAATCGTTTTCGTAAAATATTTGAGGGCACCGATGCGATTTCAGTACAAGGATATAATACCAAAAGAGAAGTGATTTATTGGAATCCTGCCAGTGAAACACTTTATGGTTATGATGCAAAAACCGCGAGTGGAAAATTGCTTGAAGACTTAATTATTCCCGATGAAATGAAAGAGCCTGTGGTTGCTGGTATTGAAAATTGGTTTAATGGCGGTGAAGAAATACCCTCATCAGAGCTCACCTTGAAGCGACAAGATGGCTCGCCAGTACATGTGTTTTCCAGTCATGTGCTATTACATAATCAAAACAATGAAGCAGAAATGTACTGTATCGACATTGATTTGACGTTGCGTAAAGAGCAGGCTGATAAAATTAAACATCAGGCTTTTTTTGATAATTTAACTGATTTACCTAATCGCTTATTGGCCTTAGATCGCTTGTCACAACTATTAAACGAAGCCAGGCGCAATACAGAAAAAGTAGCCGTGCTGTTTTTAGACTTGGATGACTTTAAAAAAATCAATGATACCCTAGGGCATGAAACCGGCGATATGCTATTAATTGAGGCCGCCGAACGATTAAGCTCTGTGCTAAGAGAAGGTGATACCGTTGGCCGCTTGGGGGGTGATGAATTTATCTTATTACTGGGCGGCTTAGCGAGCAATGAAGCGGCACAACCCATTGCCGAAAATTTGCTCAAGCAATTCAGAATACCCTTTAAAATTGAATCACGGGAACTGATTTTAACGGCCAGCATAGGCATTGCATTGTATCCGGAAGATGGTAAAGACTCCTCCGAATTATTACGTAATGCGGATTCTGCCATGTACCATGCCAAGAAACTGGGTCGTAATACATATTCTTACTTTACTGCCAGTATGAATCAGGAAGTCTCACGGCGTTTGGCACTGGAAGAGCAGGTTCATGGTGCTTTAGAACGTAATGAACTGGAAGTATTTTATCAGCCTAAAATTGCCATAGAAAGTGGCAAGCTTGTGGGTGCTGAGGCATTATTACGTTGGCATAATCCCATTTTGGGGCATGTTTCCCCAGATGAATTTATTCCTATCTGTGAACAAACCAGTTTGATCATTGCTATTGGTGAATTTGTTTTGCGTCATGCAATGGAACAAGCAGTCGAATGGCAGCAAGCACTGCACGATGAATTTTATATGGCCATCAATCTCTCACCCAGACAATTTCGCGACCCTGCGCTGGTGCAAACCATCAGTGATGTGATTAAACAGTCAGGGATTCAGCCTGAGGCTGTGGAATTAGAGATCACCGAAGGCGTGTTGATGAGTGGCCATCAACACATCAGTGATGCCTTGTCTGCTCTGAGTGACTTAGGCGTGACTATTGCGATGGATGACTTTGGTACTGGCTATTCATCGCTGAGTTATTTGCGTAGCTATCCATTTAATGTGTTGAAAATTGATCGCTGTTTTGTCTGTGATATCATTGATGATCCAGAGGATAGAGCGTTGGTCAATGCCGTGATCGCGATGGCACATGGCCTAAAACTCAAGGTGGTGGCTGAGGGAGTGGAAACTGAGAAGCAATTAGCCTTATTGAAGCAAATGGGCTGTGATATAGCCCAGGGCTATTATTATAGCCAACCTGTCTCGGCTGCTGAGTTTAAGAAATTATTCATAGAAGGTACTCTCTAA
- the bioB gene encoding biotin synthase BioB, with product MSTQAGDALRHDWSIPEIQALFDLPLNDLLFQAHTIHRANFDPNSVQISTLLSIKTGKCSEDCGYCSQSAHHNTDLEPEALLSLDEVMTAAKQAKAEGADRFCMGAAWSRPNKRDFPKVLEMIKGVKSLDMESCVTLGMLSSEQVKQLKEVGLDYYNHNLDTSPEFYGNVISTRTFQDRLDTLDNVQQAGINVCSGGILGMGEERKDRCSLLAQLANMAQHPDSVPINMLVQVEGTPMFGQDEIEPLEFVRSVAVARIMMPRSVVRLSAGREEMSDEMQAMCFFAGANSVFYGERLLTTDGASAEGDQKLFASLGMKTGLEKKQGKARVSSDDLRKPIASDESKITSASQA from the coding sequence ATGAGCACTCAGGCTGGAGATGCATTAAGACACGATTGGAGTATCCCTGAGATTCAGGCATTATTTGACTTGCCTTTAAATGATCTATTGTTTCAGGCACATACGATTCATCGCGCTAATTTTGATCCCAATAGTGTGCAAATCAGCACATTATTGAGCATTAAAACGGGCAAGTGCTCAGAAGATTGTGGCTATTGTTCACAAAGTGCTCACCATAACACCGATCTTGAGCCAGAAGCGTTATTGTCCTTGGATGAAGTCATGACGGCGGCCAAACAAGCCAAGGCTGAAGGGGCTGACCGTTTTTGTATGGGCGCTGCTTGGTCACGGCCAAACAAACGTGACTTCCCTAAAGTGCTGGAAATGATCAAAGGTGTTAAATCCTTGGACATGGAAAGTTGTGTCACCTTGGGTATGCTGAGCTCTGAACAAGTCAAACAACTTAAAGAAGTGGGTCTTGATTATTACAATCATAACCTGGATACCTCACCCGAATTTTATGGTAACGTGATTTCAACACGTACTTTTCAAGATCGTTTAGATACCCTCGACAACGTTCAACAAGCGGGCATTAATGTCTGTAGTGGTGGCATTTTAGGCATGGGTGAAGAACGCAAAGACCGTTGTAGCCTCTTAGCCCAATTAGCCAATATGGCACAGCATCCGGATAGTGTGCCCATCAATATGCTGGTGCAGGTTGAAGGTACACCGATGTTTGGCCAGGATGAAATTGAGCCTTTGGAATTTGTGCGTTCTGTGGCAGTGGCAAGAATTATGATGCCACGCTCAGTGGTACGTTTGTCTGCCGGGCGTGAAGAAATGTCCGATGAAATGCAGGCCATGTGCTTTTTTGCCGGTGCTAATTCTGTTTTCTATGGTGAGCGCTTACTAACGACCGATGGTGCGAGCGCGGAAGGTGATCAAAAATTATTTGCCAGCCTCGGCATGAAAACCGGTCTGGAAAAAAAGCAAGGCAAAGCGCGTGTCAGTTCGGATGATTTACGTAAGCCAATAGCCAGTGATGAAAGCAAAATAACCAGTGCCTCACAAGCCTGA
- the bioF gene encoding 8-amino-7-oxononanoate synthase, translating into MSLDETLQTELQHLKQQSLYRQRKISAGPQAVHAYHNGQKVLSFCSNDYLGLANHPDIAKALKQGIDEYGVGSGAAHLVSGHSRAHHELEEALAEYTGRSRALLFSTGYMANLGIVNALMNKGDIVFQDKLNHASMIDAALLSVSLSGSQLKRYPHNDLPRLEQQLKDANIADQTRKLVMSDAVFSMDGDLAKVSQLSQLCQQNDAWLMLDDAHGFGVLGKTGAGTAEEYALDQQQLPIYMATLGKAMGVFGAFVAGSDALIETLIQKSRAYIYTTAMPPALAKATLMSLKIAQEQSWRRDKLQQLIKQFRAGASQLGLSLMDSATPIQPILIGDNEQALMMSQKLQQQGFLVTAIRPPTVPKGTARLRVTLCAEHDEQDVEQLLAALEKMQKS; encoded by the coding sequence GTGAGTCTGGACGAAACCCTACAAACTGAGCTACAGCACCTCAAACAACAGTCCTTATACCGTCAGCGCAAAATAAGCGCTGGCCCACAAGCGGTTCATGCATACCACAATGGCCAAAAAGTCCTCAGTTTTTGTAGCAATGACTACCTTGGCCTCGCCAATCACCCCGATATCGCCAAGGCCTTAAAACAAGGCATTGATGAATATGGCGTAGGCAGTGGTGCCGCTCATCTGGTCAGCGGCCATAGTCGTGCCCATCATGAACTTGAAGAAGCACTGGCTGAATACACCGGCCGTAGTCGTGCGCTATTATTTTCCACGGGTTATATGGCTAATCTCGGCATCGTCAATGCGCTGATGAATAAAGGTGATATTGTCTTTCAAGACAAACTGAATCACGCTTCAATGATTGATGCCGCACTGCTTTCAGTATCGTTATCCGGTAGTCAATTGAAACGCTATCCACACAATGATTTACCGCGTCTTGAGCAGCAATTAAAAGACGCGAATATTGCTGATCAAACAAGAAAATTAGTCATGTCGGATGCTGTTTTTAGCATGGATGGTGATTTAGCCAAGGTCAGTCAATTAAGTCAATTATGTCAGCAAAATGATGCCTGGCTCATGTTGGACGATGCACATGGCTTTGGTGTGCTGGGTAAAACGGGTGCCGGCACGGCAGAAGAATATGCCTTAGATCAGCAACAATTGCCGATTTATATGGCCACTTTAGGCAAGGCTATGGGCGTTTTTGGTGCTTTTGTTGCCGGTAGCGATGCCCTGATTGAAACTTTGATTCAAAAATCCAGAGCCTATATTTATACCACTGCCATGCCACCTGCGTTGGCTAAAGCCACACTGATGAGTTTAAAAATTGCCCAAGAACAAAGCTGGCGCAGAGATAAGTTACAACAGCTGATTAAACAATTCCGTGCGGGTGCAAGCCAATTGGGCTTGTCATTAATGGATTCAGCAACGCCTATTCAGCCTATTTTAATTGGCGACAATGAACAAGCCTTAATGATGAGTCAAAAATTACAACAACAGGGTTTTTTAGTCACCGCGATCCGCCCACCGACAGTCCCCAAAGGCACCGCAAGATTACGTGTTACTCTTTGTGCGGAACATGATGAACAGGATGTTGAACAGCTTTTAGCCGCATTGGAAAAAATGCAGAAATCATGA
- a CDS encoding alpha/beta fold hydrolase gives MSIHYQQWGNVQAREQILLIHGWGMNSGVWCDIAEYLEELLPEHLIRAVDLPGYGKSATLSLQEYSSQTLAQSIEPLLENKQTTIIAWSMGALVAIEMLNGCDKNSCDENSRNENSAESPSIDNLILVGATPKFVQDNDWPHAVEARIFEEFSRGLVNDHQATLRRFLAIQALGSRTARDDIKTLQAQLFVRGEPDTKALEQGLNILLREDKRQPLAAIRQIPISLIAGEKDTLAPFKVQQQLALQENITLYSIPSAGHAPFISHPEAFKQILAKVL, from the coding sequence ATGAGCATCCACTACCAACAATGGGGCAATGTCCAAGCCCGTGAACAAATTTTATTAATCCATGGCTGGGGGATGAATAGCGGTGTCTGGTGTGATATTGCAGAATATCTGGAAGAGTTATTACCGGAACATCTTATTCGTGCTGTTGATTTGCCCGGCTATGGAAAGAGTGCCACACTCTCGCTACAAGAATATTCCAGTCAAACACTGGCGCAAAGCATAGAGCCATTACTGGAAAACAAACAAACAACTATTATTGCCTGGTCAATGGGTGCTTTAGTCGCCATTGAGATGCTCAATGGCTGTGATAAAAATAGCTGTGATGAAAATAGTCGTAATGAAAATTCAGCTGAAAGTCCTAGCATTGACAATCTTATTCTAGTGGGTGCGACCCCCAAATTTGTGCAAGATAATGACTGGCCTCATGCTGTCGAAGCCCGAATTTTTGAAGAGTTCAGTCGCGGCTTGGTTAACGATCATCAGGCAACCCTCAGACGATTTCTTGCCATACAAGCACTGGGCAGTCGTACCGCAAGAGATGATATCAAAACCTTGCAAGCACAATTGTTTGTTCGTGGTGAACCTGATACCAAAGCACTGGAGCAGGGTTTAAATATTTTACTCCGTGAAGATAAACGTCAACCTCTAGCAGCAATTAGACAAATACCCATTAGCCTGATTGCTGGAGAAAAAGACACTCTGGCTCCCTTTAAAGTTCAGCAACAATTAGCCCTACAGGAAAATATCACCCTTTATAGCATCCCCTCAGCCGGACACGCTCCCTTTATCTCACATCCTGAAGCGTTCAAACAAATATTAGCAAAGGTGCTTTAA
- a CDS encoding efflux RND transporter permease subunit has product MSTSKQSQQSDTKNKLQKESDAQLNNNKQGAAGVLCETFIHSPLSPLLYIVMLLLGIYGLFATPRQEDPEISVPMIDIFYQMPGATIQQVSELLIAPQERVLSEINDIKHVYSASDKEMGMITLQYKVGEDMESALIRTMAKLQANTDKLPPGAKPAMMKPKGIDDVPVVTMTLWSRELDDSTLRALATTLEQRLKQIPQTGNSFISGGRARELRIDITPERLVGYGLSMGQIAQVIQGFNNQQTVGFNERGDLFAYVETGAFLRSANDVRQLVVGLHKGHPIFMRDVAKVTIGPEQTSQMVSFSSGPAYSGAPVDNAQAVTLAIAKHEGSNGVEVVQAIRDKVESLKGVLIPDNVHIEYTRDYGKSASDKVNGLLSDLMIASVMVMLLVWFTMGFKPSVVVFMTVPLVLTVTIFSGLLMDYSINRVSLFALIFSIGFLVDNAIVIIDNMYRRWLIAGTPSTAIAIDAVREVGNPTILASFCIVAALAPMGFVSGMMGPYMEPIPALGSVAMLFSLFVALVFAPWMAMRIIPSMPQLKAMAKRDKAIDKKISGIHEHTFGILWKQRSKGRLFLLFLLLSFIASAWLFYSTHVTVKMLPYDNKSEFQVVVNMPAGTALPETASFTEELAQIIRIVPEVISVQTYSGTAIPFDFNGLVRHYYLRMFPWQGQIQVTLLDKKARSRTSHEIAMDVRKLIEPIIEASGIRAKNGSGVTVVEMPPGPPVLQTVVAEVHGPDAATRKQVAQDLKKIFDQSKMVGEAETMMREPMTIWRFDINTTKAALNGISIKSINQNLAMAMGMFKVSDLKEKGLEEPTRILLQVPLSMRADLNNLNSLPIMTPAGTTVPLGQLGKFVEEVRESFVIRKDLRPIEYVVADATGRLAAPVYAQIDVSKLLENYITPDGVSLKGEYLGPPESDAQSGFEWGGEWTVTFETFRDMGIAYGVALLAIYMLVVWQFGNFLIPLVIMAPIPLTLLGISPGHWLFSTDFTATSMIGWIALAGIIVRNSILLVDTTLQQINNGQSLYDAVINSAISRTRPILITAISTMVGAAIILADPIFGGMAVSLLFGLLVSTVLTLVVVPLGCLSIGEETFRKVAQHQDCVIK; this is encoded by the coding sequence ATGAGTACATCAAAACAATCTCAGCAAAGTGATACTAAAAATAAACTACAAAAAGAATCTGATGCTCAACTAAATAACAACAAACAAGGCGCGGCAGGTGTATTGTGTGAAACCTTTATACATTCACCCCTATCACCCTTACTCTATATCGTCATGTTGTTATTAGGAATCTACGGTCTGTTTGCCACTCCCCGTCAAGAGGATCCTGAAATATCTGTCCCCATGATTGATATTTTTTACCAGATGCCTGGAGCCACTATACAGCAAGTTTCAGAATTATTGATTGCACCACAAGAACGTGTACTAAGTGAAATCAACGATATCAAACACGTCTACTCCGCCAGTGATAAAGAAATGGGCATGATCACCCTGCAATATAAGGTGGGTGAGGATATGGAATCTGCTCTAATACGTACGATGGCGAAATTGCAAGCCAATACGGACAAACTACCACCCGGTGCAAAACCAGCAATGATGAAACCTAAAGGCATTGATGATGTGCCTGTGGTGACGATGACCCTGTGGTCCAGGGAGCTTGATGATTCTACCCTGCGAGCATTGGCAACCACACTTGAACAACGTTTAAAGCAGATCCCCCAAACGGGTAATTCATTTATATCAGGGGGGCGTGCACGCGAGTTACGCATTGATATTACACCCGAGCGCCTAGTGGGATACGGTTTGAGTATGGGGCAGATTGCTCAGGTTATTCAGGGTTTCAACAACCAACAAACTGTCGGTTTCAATGAGCGAGGGGATCTATTTGCTTATGTCGAAACAGGCGCTTTCCTGCGCAGCGCCAATGATGTACGTCAATTAGTGGTCGGCTTGCATAAAGGACATCCAATCTTTATGAGAGATGTGGCCAAAGTGACCATTGGCCCGGAACAGACTTCCCAGATGGTATCATTCTCCAGTGGCCCTGCATATTCAGGCGCTCCTGTTGACAATGCTCAAGCTGTGACCCTTGCTATCGCCAAACATGAAGGTTCCAATGGGGTTGAAGTCGTACAGGCGATACGGGATAAGGTAGAAAGCCTCAAAGGTGTATTGATCCCTGATAATGTGCACATAGAATATACTCGTGATTATGGAAAAAGTGCCAGCGACAAGGTCAACGGTCTGCTTAGCGACTTGATGATAGCCTCTGTAATGGTAATGCTCCTAGTATGGTTTACGATGGGCTTCAAACCCTCTGTCGTGGTGTTTATGACTGTGCCATTAGTGCTGACTGTCACGATTTTTTCGGGCCTTCTAATGGATTACAGTATTAACAGGGTGTCGCTTTTTGCGCTTATCTTTTCTATTGGTTTTCTAGTTGATAATGCCATTGTTATTATTGACAATATGTACCGTCGCTGGTTGATAGCGGGTACGCCATCCACGGCAATTGCTATTGATGCCGTACGAGAGGTTGGCAACCCAACGATACTGGCCAGCTTTTGTATTGTTGCTGCACTGGCTCCCATGGGCTTTGTCAGTGGCATGATGGGTCCTTATATGGAGCCTATTCCAGCACTGGGTTCTGTTGCCATGTTGTTTTCACTGTTTGTCGCTCTGGTTTTTGCCCCTTGGATGGCCATGCGCATTATACCCAGCATGCCTCAACTCAAGGCTATGGCAAAGCGTGATAAAGCGATTGACAAAAAGATTTCGGGGATTCACGAACACACTTTTGGCATTCTCTGGAAGCAGCGAAGCAAGGGGCGTTTATTTCTTTTGTTCCTACTGCTCAGCTTCATTGCATCAGCCTGGCTTTTTTATTCCACCCATGTGACCGTAAAAATGTTGCCTTATGATAACAAGTCAGAATTTCAAGTAGTCGTTAATATGCCTGCCGGTACGGCGTTACCCGAAACGGCAAGTTTTACCGAAGAATTAGCACAAATCATTCGTATAGTCCCTGAAGTAATTTCCGTACAAACCTATTCAGGCACCGCAATCCCTTTCGATTTTAATGGTCTGGTACGTCACTATTATCTCCGTATGTTTCCGTGGCAGGGGCAAATCCAAGTTACTTTACTCGATAAGAAGGCGCGTAGCCGAACGAGTCATGAAATAGCAATGGACGTACGTAAACTGATCGAGCCGATTATTGAGGCATCGGGGATCAGGGCAAAAAACGGATCGGGTGTTACTGTGGTTGAAATGCCACCAGGCCCACCTGTTTTACAAACCGTAGTGGCAGAAGTACACGGCCCTGATGCCGCCACCCGTAAACAAGTTGCACAGGATCTGAAAAAAATCTTCGACCAATCTAAAATGGTTGGTGAAGCAGAAACCATGATGCGCGAACCAATGACCATCTGGCGTTTTGATATTAACACTACAAAGGCAGCATTAAATGGCATTTCCATTAAGAGTATCAATCAAAACCTGGCGATGGCGATGGGAATGTTCAAAGTCAGTGACCTTAAAGAAAAAGGTCTTGAAGAGCCCACGCGCATATTGTTGCAAGTTCCCTTATCAATGAGAGCGGATTTAAACAACCTGAATAGCCTCCCGATAATGACTCCTGCGGGCACGACCGTACCCCTTGGGCAACTGGGAAAATTTGTTGAAGAGGTGCGTGAGTCGTTCGTTATCCGTAAAGATCTACGCCCAATAGAGTATGTGGTCGCAGATGCCACAGGGCGCTTGGCGGCTCCTGTCTATGCACAAATAGATGTGTCCAAATTATTGGAAAATTATATCACTCCTGATGGTGTCAGCCTGAAAGGTGAGTACCTCGGACCACCGGAAAGCGATGCTCAATCCGGTTTTGAATGGGGCGGTGAATGGACAGTCACTTTTGAGACATTTCGTGATATGGGGATTGCCTATGGAGTTGCCTTGCTAGCCATCTATATGTTGGTGGTCTGGCAATTTGGCAATTTTCTCATTCCCCTTGTGATCATGGCACCGATTCCATTAACCCTGCTAGGGATTTCACCCGGACACTGGTTGTTTTCAACAGATTTTACTGCGACATCCATGATTGGTTGGATAGCCTTGGCCGGCATTATTGTGCGTAATTCCATTCTTCTAGTTGACACGACGTTACAGCAAATTAATAACGGTCAGTCACTTTACGATGCAGTGATTAATTCGGCCATCTCCAGAACCCGCCCTATATTGATCACGGCAATATCTACCATGGTGGGGGCTGCTATCATTTTAGCCGATCCTATTTTTGGAGGAATGGCGGTATCGCTATTGTTTGGACTTTTGGTTTCTACCGTGCTGACTCTCGTCGTTGTGCCTTTAGGTTGTCTGTCTATTGGTGAAGAAACTTTCCGCAAGGTCGCACAGCATCAGGATTGTGTAATAAAATAG
- a CDS encoding efflux RND transporter periplasmic adaptor subunit: MKLFLTSIACTGIIFLSSALASEPAGKIDQAEIYTVSSNSLAAIVRLGGSVVPEKIVNFTAQMPGDVNFVAGSEGDAFKNGAILVSLNMKSLIAKRQQAMSQLASAEAAYRNAQVQYNLERVNPNSQGNQLLGGAPDLFSTFSDPMRSMMGQGNQRVERNSSLYARSVGIETASNSVQQAQAAIRELDESLKNTISYAPFDGVIVNKMVVEGDIVQPGMPLINFADITRLQIRVDVPSRLLKVIKVGSKAQAQLDGETNLVPVVVERIFPMADSGGHTTTVKFALPAGIEAHSGMYAEIILADPGSKHSALPAIPKSAIVWRGSLPAVFQVRENGSLKLRLIRVDEMPLNGMVSVISGIKAGDRIVTQPGPNTHISR; the protein is encoded by the coding sequence ATGAAACTTTTTTTAACCTCAATTGCCTGTACAGGCATTATTTTTCTATCCAGCGCCTTAGCATCCGAACCTGCAGGGAAAATTGATCAAGCTGAGATCTACACGGTATCCAGCAATAGCCTAGCAGCTATTGTGCGTTTGGGTGGAAGTGTCGTTCCAGAGAAAATCGTCAACTTCACAGCACAAATGCCAGGCGATGTTAACTTCGTTGCGGGTTCGGAGGGTGATGCTTTCAAGAACGGCGCGATCCTGGTCTCCCTGAATATGAAAAGTCTCATTGCAAAGCGTCAACAAGCTATGTCGCAGTTGGCGAGCGCCGAAGCTGCTTATCGTAATGCGCAAGTGCAATATAACCTAGAACGTGTCAATCCTAATTCCCAGGGAAACCAACTACTGGGTGGTGCCCCTGACCTCTTCAGCACCTTCTCCGATCCAATGCGTTCTATGATGGGACAGGGAAATCAGCGCGTAGAACGAAACTCTAGCCTCTATGCCCGTAGTGTCGGCATCGAAACCGCGAGCAATAGCGTACAGCAGGCACAAGCAGCAATACGCGAACTTGATGAATCACTGAAAAATACCATCAGTTATGCGCCTTTTGATGGTGTGATTGTAAACAAGATGGTAGTAGAAGGTGATATTGTTCAACCGGGTATGCCTTTGATCAACTTTGCCGATATCACCCGTTTACAGATTCGTGTGGATGTACCCTCGCGTTTACTCAAGGTCATTAAGGTTGGCAGCAAGGCGCAGGCACAGCTAGACGGCGAAACAAATCTAGTACCTGTAGTCGTTGAGCGTATCTTCCCCATGGCGGATTCTGGCGGCCATACGACCACCGTAAAATTCGCTCTACCCGCTGGTATTGAAGCACATTCGGGGATGTATGCCGAGATTATTTTAGCCGATCCGGGAAGCAAACATTCAGCTTTACCGGCAATTCCAAAATCTGCCATCGTATGGCGTGGTAGCTTGCCCGCAGTATTTCAGGTGCGAGAGAATGGCAGTCTTAAATTGCGTTTGATTCGCGTTGATGAAATGCCCTTAAATGGCATGGTCAGTGTCATTTCCGGTATTAAGGCCGGAGACAGGATTGTTACTCAGCCAGGCCCTAATACACATATTTCACGTTAA